The proteins below come from a single Miscanthus floridulus cultivar M001 chromosome 1, ASM1932011v1, whole genome shotgun sequence genomic window:
- the LOC136452695 gene encoding uncharacterized protein, with protein MVVYYQEVQQLEDRFDGLELNHIPRCLNKVADALAKAAFDQELVPTGVFASDQHKPSVCYEGSEQADDGSSDLALGVDPPTAPPDPEVMELKDDPAAELDPLNDWRRLYLDYLLHDTLPVDKMGARWLTH; from the coding sequence atggtggtgtactaccaagaagtccaacAGTTGGAGGATAGATTcgatggccttgaactcaatcacatcccaaggtgcctcaataAAGTAGCTGACGCGCTCGCGAAAGCAGCATTCGACCAAGAGCTAGTGCCGacgggtgtcttcgccagcgatcaacaTAAGCCCTCAGTGTGCTATGAGGGGTCCGAACAGGCTGATGATGGCTCATCTGATCTGGCCCTGGGGGTCGACCCACcgactgctccgcccgaccctgaggtcatggagcttaaaGATGATCCAGCAGCAGAGCTCGACCCTCTCAATGACTGGAGAaggctttacctcgactacctcctccacgacacactACCGGTGGACAAGATGGGAGCCCGATGGCTCACACATTGA